In Providencia zhijiangensis, a single window of DNA contains:
- the rlmE gene encoding 23S rRNA (uridine(2552)-2'-O)-methyltransferase RlmE: MANKKRSASSSRWLQEHFSDKYVQQAQKKGLRSRAWFKLDEIQQSDKIFKPGMTVVDLGAAPGGWSQYVVGQIGHNGRIIACDLLPMDPIVGVDFLQGDFRDEAVLAALLERVGDKKVQVVMSDMAPNMSGTPAVDIPRSMYLVELALDMCRAVLAPGGSFIVKVFQGEGFDEYLRDIRSLFTKVKVRKPESSRARSREVYIVATGLKL, translated from the coding sequence ATGGCCAATAAAAAACGTTCGGCAAGCTCCAGTCGTTGGTTGCAAGAACATTTTAGTGATAAATATGTTCAGCAAGCACAAAAGAAAGGGCTCCGCTCGCGTGCATGGTTTAAACTGGATGAAATCCAGCAAAGTGATAAGATTTTTAAACCAGGTATGACCGTTGTTGATTTAGGGGCTGCTCCTGGTGGGTGGTCGCAATATGTTGTCGGCCAAATCGGTCACAATGGTCGTATTATTGCTTGTGACCTATTACCAATGGACCCAATCGTTGGCGTGGATTTCCTCCAAGGGGATTTTCGTGACGAAGCTGTACTGGCTGCTTTGTTAGAGCGAGTTGGCGATAAAAAAGTACAAGTGGTTATGTCTGACATGGCCCCAAATATGAGCGGAACACCAGCAGTGGATATTCCCCGCTCTATGTATCTGGTTGAACTAGCATTGGATATGTGCCGTGCGGTATTGGCTCCCGGGGGAAGTTTTATCGTTAAAGTGTTTCAGGGAGAAGGCTTTGACGAATACCTTAGGGATATCCGCTCCCTGTTTACGAAGGTGAAAGTTCGTAAACCCGAATCTTCGCGGGCACGATCGCGTGAAGTATACATTGTAGCGACAGGACTAAAACTATAG
- the yhbY gene encoding ribosome assembly RNA-binding protein YhbY — MNLNKKQIQHLKSLAHHLNPVVMIGNNGLTEGVLAEIEVSLTHHELIKVKIAGEDRETKNLIAEAIVRETGAANVQVIGKILVLYRPTAERKISLPK, encoded by the coding sequence ATGAATCTTAACAAAAAACAAATTCAACACCTAAAAAGCCTCGCTCATCACTTAAACCCTGTTGTTATGATTGGCAACAATGGTTTAACTGAGGGTGTTTTGGCTGAAATCGAAGTCTCATTAACACATCATGAGCTTATCAAAGTCAAAATCGCTGGCGAAGATCGTGAAACTAAAAATTTGATCGCTGAAGCGATTGTTCGCGAAACAGGTGCAGCAAATGTTCAAGTTATCGGTAAAATTCTTGTCCTCTACCGTCCAACGGCTGAGCGCAAAATTAGTTTACCTAAATAA
- the greA gene encoding transcription elongation factor GreA, translated as MKQIPMTVFGANKLREELEYLKSVRRPEIIASIAEAREHGDLKENAEYHAAREQQGFCEGRIQEIESKLSHSQVIDVTKMANNGRVIFGATVSVLNLDTDEELTYRIVGDDEADIKVNLISVNSPIARGLVGKEVDDVVMIKTPGGDVEFEILKVEYI; from the coding sequence ATGAAACAGATTCCAATGACGGTATTTGGTGCTAACAAGCTAAGAGAAGAGCTCGAGTATCTGAAATCTGTCCGTCGTCCTGAAATTATTGCTTCTATTGCAGAAGCTCGTGAACATGGCGATTTAAAAGAAAACGCTGAATATCATGCTGCGCGTGAGCAGCAAGGCTTTTGTGAAGGTCGTATTCAAGAAATTGAATCTAAACTTTCTCACTCTCAAGTGATTGACGTTACCAAAATGGCAAATAATGGCCGAGTGATCTTTGGTGCGACGGTTTCCGTATTGAATTTGGATACCGATGAAGAGTTAACCTACCGCATCGTAGGTGATGATGAAGCTGATATTAAAGTGAACTTAATTTCAGTGAATTCACCGATTGCACGCGGATTAGTGGGTAAAGAAGTTGATGATGTCGTAATGATTAAGACGCCGGGCGGAGATGTTGAGTTCGAAATTCTTAAAGTTGAGTATATCTGA
- the dacB gene encoding serine-type D-Ala-D-Ala carboxypeptidase: MSLLTSTRKLIFTLGLAFITSQASAIPIDDYKQYLPDGTNLALVAQKVGSNTPLIDYNAQQMALPASTQKVVTALAALLQLGPDYRFVTNFETNGKLNNNTLSGDLVIRFSGDPTLTRQQIRNMVNALKQIGIHKVDGDLIVDISAFASHDKAPGWVWNDMTQCFSAPPAAAIIDRNCFSVSLYPSDKAGEMAYIKTASFYPVNMFSEVKTLAKGSPEARYCELDVVPGELNRYTLTGCLTQRSEPLPLAFAVQNGASYSGAIVKNELQVAGIELSGSVKKRTQQTPQSQVLVKTESKPLHDLLKIMLKKSDNMIADTVFRTIGRDYYGVPGTWRSGSDAVRQVLKQKAGIDLGNTVMVDGSGLSRHNLITPATMMQVLQFIAKNDQQLDYISMLPLAGHDGTLRYRGGLDEAGVNGKVSAKTGALQGVYNLAGFITTASGEKVAFVQFISAYAVPQSQYNSRRVPLVRFESRLYRDLYQKN, translated from the coding sequence ATGTCGCTACTAACATCAACCAGAAAATTAATCTTCACTTTAGGACTTGCATTCATTACTTCGCAAGCATCTGCCATCCCTATCGATGATTATAAGCAGTATCTCCCTGACGGCACTAACCTTGCTCTGGTTGCGCAGAAAGTAGGAAGTAATACCCCTCTTATTGATTATAACGCTCAGCAAATGGCTCTGCCTGCCAGTACGCAGAAAGTCGTCACCGCCCTCGCTGCATTATTACAGCTAGGTCCGGACTACCGTTTCGTCACTAACTTCGAGACAAACGGAAAGCTCAATAACAACACGTTATCCGGCGACTTGGTGATCCGCTTTAGTGGCGACCCTACGTTAACACGTCAGCAAATTCGCAATATGGTCAATGCATTAAAGCAGATTGGCATTCATAAAGTCGATGGTGATCTTATTGTCGATATTTCTGCTTTTGCGAGCCATGACAAAGCACCGGGCTGGGTATGGAATGATATGACCCAGTGCTTCAGTGCTCCACCGGCTGCTGCCATCATTGATAGAAACTGTTTCTCAGTTTCCCTTTATCCATCAGATAAAGCGGGAGAAATGGCGTATATCAAAACAGCCAGCTTCTACCCTGTAAATATGTTTAGTGAAGTCAAAACTCTCGCTAAAGGCTCACCAGAAGCTCGCTACTGCGAGCTAGATGTCGTTCCTGGTGAATTGAACCGCTACACATTAACAGGCTGCTTAACCCAGCGTAGTGAGCCATTACCGCTCGCATTTGCAGTACAAAATGGGGCAAGCTACTCCGGCGCTATCGTCAAAAATGAGTTGCAGGTCGCAGGTATTGAATTATCCGGCTCAGTTAAAAAACGCACCCAGCAGACGCCACAATCTCAAGTACTCGTCAAAACTGAGTCAAAGCCGCTGCATGACCTCTTAAAAATCATGCTGAAAAAGTCAGATAACATGATAGCGGATACGGTATTTAGAACGATTGGGCGTGATTATTACGGCGTTCCAGGTACCTGGCGATCAGGCTCTGATGCAGTAAGGCAAGTCCTCAAGCAAAAAGCCGGTATTGATTTAGGTAACACCGTGATGGTGGATGGCTCTGGCTTATCTCGCCATAACTTGATAACTCCAGCGACCATGATGCAAGTTTTGCAATTTATCGCTAAAAATGACCAACAGCTCGATTACATTTCGATGCTACCACTCGCAGGGCACGATGGGACACTTCGTTACCGTGGTGGTTTAGATGAGGCAGGAGTCAATGGCAAGGTGTCAGCGAAAACGGGTGCATTACAAGGGGTTTATAACCTTGCGGGCTTTATTACTACCGCAAGCGGTGAAAAAGTGGCATTCGTCCAGTTTATTTCCGCTTATGCCGTTCCACAGAGCCAATATAATAGCCGCCGTGTACCATTAGTTCGCTTTGAAAGCCGCCTCTATCGCGATCTTTACCAAAAGAACTGA
- the cgtA gene encoding Obg family GTPase CgtA, whose amino-acid sequence MKFVDEAKILVVAGDGGNGCVSFRREKYIPKGGPDGGDGGDGGDVYLQADENLNTLIDYRFEKSFRAERGQNGQSRECTGKRGEDITVKVPVGTRVRDLGTNEVLCDMTRHDQRHMVAKGGFHGLGNTRFKSSVNRAPRQRTMGTKGETREILLELMLLADVGMLGMPNAGKSTFIRSVSAAKPKVADYPFTTLVPSLGVVRMDNEQSFVVADIPGLIEGAAEGAGLGIQFLKHLERCRVLLHLIDICPIDESDPVENAKIIVGELEKYSEKLAQKPRWLVFNKVDILGEEESAKRAAEIAKGMGWEDKYYMISAVNHEGVKALCWDIMEFMNTQPRDMAVEDENSQPEKVEFMWDDYHKEQLSGAEDLDDDWDDDWDEDDDEGVEFIYQK is encoded by the coding sequence ATGAAATTTGTAGATGAAGCCAAAATTTTGGTCGTGGCAGGAGATGGTGGCAATGGTTGTGTCAGCTTCCGCCGTGAAAAATATATCCCGAAAGGTGGACCTGACGGTGGTGACGGTGGTGACGGTGGTGATGTCTATTTACAGGCAGACGAAAACCTCAACACACTGATTGACTATCGTTTTGAAAAATCATTTCGTGCAGAACGTGGTCAAAATGGTCAAAGCCGTGAGTGTACAGGTAAGCGTGGTGAAGACATCACGGTTAAAGTCCCTGTAGGAACGCGTGTACGCGATCTTGGCACCAATGAAGTACTCTGTGACATGACTCGTCACGATCAACGCCATATGGTCGCTAAAGGTGGTTTCCATGGGCTTGGTAACACTCGTTTTAAATCTTCCGTTAACCGTGCACCGCGTCAGCGTACCATGGGAACGAAAGGTGAAACGCGCGAAATCTTATTAGAGCTGATGTTACTGGCTGATGTGGGAATGCTAGGTATGCCAAATGCCGGTAAATCTACATTTATTCGTTCAGTATCAGCAGCGAAGCCAAAAGTTGCCGACTATCCATTTACAACCTTGGTTCCAAGCCTCGGCGTGGTACGTATGGATAACGAGCAGAGCTTTGTGGTTGCAGATATTCCAGGATTGATCGAAGGCGCTGCAGAAGGTGCAGGACTTGGGATCCAATTCCTGAAGCACTTAGAGCGTTGTCGCGTATTGCTGCATCTTATCGACATTTGCCCAATCGATGAATCTGATCCGGTGGAAAACGCCAAGATCATCGTCGGTGAGTTAGAGAAATACAGCGAAAAACTGGCTCAGAAACCACGCTGGTTAGTCTTCAACAAAGTGGATATCTTAGGCGAAGAAGAGTCTGCAAAACGTGCAGCTGAAATTGCTAAAGGTATGGGCTGGGAAGATAAGTATTATATGATTTCTGCCGTGAACCACGAAGGTGTGAAAGCACTGTGTTGGGATATCATGGAGTTCATGAATACCCAGCCGCGTGATATGGCCGTTGAAGATGAAAACAGCCAACCAGAGAAAGTTGAATTTATGTGGGATGATTACCACAAAGAACAGCTGTCTGGTGCAGAAGATCTTGATGACGATTGGGATGATGATTGGGATGAAGATGACGACGAAGGTGTCGAATTCATCTACCAAAAATAA
- the rpmA gene encoding 50S ribosomal protein L27, with protein MAHKKAGGSTRNGRDSEAKRLGVKRFGGEAVLAGSIIVRQRGTKFHAGNNVGCGRDHTLFALADGKVKFEVKGPNNRKFISIEAE; from the coding sequence ATGGCACATAAAAAGGCTGGTGGTTCGACTCGTAACGGTCGTGACTCAGAAGCAAAACGTTTAGGTGTTAAACGTTTTGGTGGTGAAGCTGTATTAGCAGGTAGCATCATCGTTCGTCAACGTGGTACTAAGTTCCACGCAGGTAACAACGTTGGTTGTGGCCGTGACCACACTCTGTTCGCATTAGCGGACGGTAAAGTTAAATTTGAAGTTAAAGGTCCTAACAATCGTAAATTTATCAGCATCGAAGCTGAATAA
- the rplU gene encoding 50S ribosomal protein L21, protein MYAVFQSGGKQHRVSEGQTVRLEKLDIATGETVEFDHVLMVANGDEIQIGAPIVEGVKVKAEVVAHGRGDKVKIVKFRRRKHSRKQQGHRQWFTDVKITVIA, encoded by the coding sequence ATGTACGCGGTTTTCCAAAGTGGTGGTAAACAACACCGAGTTAGCGAAGGTCAAACTGTTCGCTTAGAAAAGCTGGACATCGCAACAGGTGAAACTGTTGAATTTGATCACGTTCTGATGGTTGCTAATGGCGATGAGATCCAAATCGGTGCTCCTATCGTTGAAGGCGTTAAAGTGAAAGCGGAAGTGGTTGCACACGGTCGTGGCGATAAAGTTAAAATCGTTAAGTTCCGTCGTCGTAAACACAGCCGTAAGCAGCAAGGTCACCGTCAGTGGTTCACTGATGTTAAGATCACTGTCATCGCTTAA
- the ispB gene encoding octaprenyl diphosphate synthase — MNLESIVELTAEDMSAVNEAILSQLNSDVALINQLGYYIVSGGGKRIRPMIAILAGRSLGYSEHKHIQVAALIEFIHTATLLHDDVVDESDMRRGKQTANAVFGNAASVLVGDFIYTRSFQMMTDLDSMRVLKLMSEATNVIAEGEVLQLMNCNDPDITEESYMQVIYSKTARLFEAASHASAILANATPEQEKALQDYGRYIGTAFQLVDDLLDYDADNTQLGKNTGDDLDEGKPTLPLLHAMQHGNAEESALIRQAIEQGNGRHLLDTVLGTMKRCGSLEYTYQRAQEEAQKAIDALNALEDSVYKEALIGLAHVAIQRHS; from the coding sequence ATGAATTTAGAATCTATCGTTGAACTGACAGCCGAGGATATGTCAGCAGTAAATGAAGCGATCCTCAGCCAATTAAACTCAGACGTAGCATTAATTAATCAATTAGGTTATTACATCGTTAGCGGGGGCGGAAAAAGGATCCGTCCAATGATCGCGATCCTCGCAGGACGATCCCTTGGCTATTCTGAACACAAACATATTCAAGTTGCTGCATTAATCGAATTCATCCATACCGCCACTTTATTACACGATGATGTGGTCGATGAATCTGATATGCGTCGTGGAAAACAGACAGCTAACGCCGTATTTGGTAACGCGGCAAGCGTATTAGTCGGCGACTTTATTTATACTCGATCCTTCCAAATGATGACGGATCTGGATTCAATGCGTGTTTTAAAACTGATGTCTGAAGCCACTAACGTGATCGCTGAAGGTGAAGTTTTACAATTAATGAACTGCAACGATCCTGACATTACTGAAGAGAGCTACATGCAAGTGATCTACAGTAAAACCGCCCGTCTGTTTGAAGCGGCTTCTCATGCATCCGCTATCTTAGCCAATGCCACGCCTGAGCAAGAAAAAGCGCTGCAAGATTATGGTCGCTATATTGGGACCGCATTCCAGTTAGTTGACGATCTTCTAGATTATGATGCAGATAATACCCAGTTAGGTAAAAACACTGGCGATGATCTTGATGAAGGGAAACCAACATTACCACTACTGCACGCAATGCAGCATGGGAATGCGGAAGAGTCTGCGCTAATTAGGCAAGCGATTGAGCAAGGAAATGGTCGCCATCTCTTAGATACCGTCCTTGGCACAATGAAACGCTGCGGTTCATTAGAATACACTTACCAACGCGCGCAGGAAGAAGCTCAAAAAGCCATTGATGCTTTAAATGCTCTGGAAGACTCCGTGTATAAAGAAGCGTTAATTGGTTTAGCGCACGTTGCTATTCAGCGCCATTCATAA
- a CDS encoding DNA-binding protein encodes MKKLWFTAKELAGLEGLPSSPQGINLMARREGWKNRRKRGVQGKAVEYYMESLPNEIQGQLSLHEPSTPYQVQRIDALQIWSEAYYQLTEDERKMFVKYILRHGLSSLLAKIEPEPEDE; translated from the coding sequence ATGAAAAAATTGTGGTTCACTGCGAAAGAATTAGCAGGATTAGAAGGCCTTCCATCTTCACCTCAGGGAATTAACTTAATGGCGAGAAGGGAAGGCTGGAAAAATCGTCGTAAAAGAGGTGTTCAGGGGAAGGCCGTTGAATACTATATGGAAAGCTTGCCGAATGAGATCCAAGGTCAGCTGTCACTTCATGAGCCATCGACACCGTATCAAGTGCAACGTATTGATGCACTGCAAATTTGGTCTGAGGCTTATTACCAACTGACGGAAGATGAGCGCAAAATGTTTGTGAAATACATTCTGCGTCACGGCTTATCATCGCTATTGGCAAAAATCGAGCCTGAACCAGAAGATGAATAA
- a CDS encoding DNA-binding protein — protein sequence MNKEWLTAKELVGRQGLPTSTQGINAMARREKWLSRKRRGIQGKALEYHISSVPIDFEEFTVMYETSVGYQMKRDEHAHIWQEAYNQLSHDERVKILSFIMRKGALALIHLINQNSHT from the coding sequence ATGAACAAGGAATGGTTAACAGCAAAAGAGCTCGTTGGACGCCAAGGGCTTCCGACAAGTACCCAAGGCATTAATGCCATGGCGAGGCGAGAAAAGTGGTTGAGTCGAAAGCGAAGAGGTATTCAAGGAAAAGCATTGGAATACCATATTAGCTCGGTTCCCATTGATTTCGAAGAGTTCACTGTGATGTATGAAACTTCGGTAGGTTATCAAATGAAGCGTGATGAACATGCGCATATTTGGCAAGAAGCTTATAACCAGCTTTCCCATGATGAACGCGTGAAGATCTTATCGTTTATTATGCGTAAAGGTGCTTTAGCTTTAATTCACCTTATTAATCAAAATAGCCATACATAG
- the mdh gene encoding malate dehydrogenase has protein sequence MKVAVLGAAGGIGQALALLLKNQLPAGSELSLYDIAPVTPGVAADLSHIPTDVKVVGFAGEDATPALKGADVVLISAGVARKPGMDRSDLFNVNAGIVRNLVQQIAVTCPKALIGIITNPVNTTVAIAAEVLKKAGVYDKNRLFGVTTLDIIRSNTFVAELKGKKTHEVEVPVIGGHSGVTILPLLSQIPGVSFTDEEIAALTKRIQNAGTEVVEAKAGGGSATLSMGQAAARLGLSLIRGLQGESNVVECVYTEGEGEHARFFAQPVVLGKNGIEKHLPIGKLSAFEEKALKDMLSVLKADIELGEKFING, from the coding sequence ATGAAAGTTGCAGTCCTAGGTGCAGCAGGTGGTATCGGTCAGGCTCTCGCCCTTCTTCTCAAAAACCAGCTCCCAGCAGGTTCAGAACTCTCCCTCTACGACATCGCGCCAGTAACTCCAGGTGTTGCCGCTGACTTAAGCCACATCCCTACCGACGTTAAAGTGGTTGGTTTTGCGGGTGAAGATGCAACCCCAGCACTGAAAGGTGCGGATGTAGTATTAATTTCTGCAGGTGTCGCACGTAAGCCAGGTATGGATCGCTCTGACCTGTTCAATGTAAACGCAGGCATTGTACGTAACCTTGTTCAGCAAATCGCGGTTACCTGCCCGAAAGCGCTGATCGGTATTATCACTAACCCAGTGAACACCACCGTTGCTATCGCGGCCGAAGTACTGAAGAAAGCTGGCGTGTATGATAAAAACCGTCTGTTCGGTGTAACGACACTGGATATCATCCGTTCAAATACTTTCGTTGCTGAATTAAAAGGCAAGAAAACTCACGAAGTTGAAGTGCCAGTTATTGGTGGTCACTCAGGCGTGACAATCCTGCCATTACTGTCTCAAATTCCTGGTGTTAGCTTCACTGATGAAGAAATCGCAGCACTGACTAAGCGTATTCAAAACGCAGGTACTGAAGTGGTTGAAGCTAAAGCGGGTGGCGGATCAGCAACACTGTCTATGGGCCAAGCGGCAGCGCGTCTGGGCTTATCTTTGATCCGTGGTCTGCAAGGCGAAAGCAATGTGGTTGAGTGTGTATACACTGAAGGCGAAGGTGAACACGCTCGTTTCTTCGCACAACCTGTTGTATTAGGCAAAAACGGTATCGAAAAACATTTACCAATTGGTAAATTAAGTGCATTTGAAGAGAAAGCACTGAAAGATATGTTAAGCGTACTGAAAGCAGATATCGAATTAGGTGAAAAATTCATTAATGGCTAA
- the argR gene encoding transcriptional regulator ArgR: MRTMSKQEDLVKAFKALLKEEKFSSQAEIVIALQEQGFENINQSKISRMLTKFGAVRTRNAKMEMVYCLPTEPGVPTATSPLKNLVLDVDYNHSVVVIRTSPGAAQLIARLLDSLGKAEGILGSIAGDDTIFSTPTNDFTTRELYEAILVLFEQEL, encoded by the coding sequence ATGCGCACTATGTCGAAACAAGAAGACTTGGTAAAAGCCTTTAAGGCACTCCTTAAAGAAGAAAAATTCAGTTCACAAGCCGAAATTGTGATCGCTCTTCAAGAACAAGGCTTCGAAAACATTAATCAATCTAAAATTTCCAGAATGTTGACAAAGTTTGGTGCTGTACGTACCCGCAACGCAAAAATGGAAATGGTGTATTGCTTACCAACTGAGCCTGGTGTCCCTACTGCCACCAGCCCACTGAAAAACTTAGTTCTGGATGTTGACTACAACCACTCTGTTGTTGTGATCCGTACCAGCCCAGGAGCTGCACAGTTAATTGCTCGCCTACTAGACTCCTTAGGCAAAGCTGAAGGCATCTTAGGCAGCATCGCTGGCGATGATACAATTTTCTCAACGCCAACCAACGATTTCACAACTCGTGAACTGTACGAAGCCATTTTGGTACTTTTCGAGCAAGAACTTTAG
- a CDS encoding DUF6122 family protein, whose translation MLFEILRNIVHYGFHFLVPFLFGYLFWRKNWKLAGLLMVSTMVIDLDHLLADPIFDPDRCGVGFHPMHTIWAAIAYVVLFFFPSWKFKAIAVGCLFHLFTDSVDCYLGSVKKEMQGTVLSCSGLPERTNIELPQQL comes from the coding sequence GTGTTATTTGAGATCTTACGGAACATCGTTCACTACGGTTTCCATTTTTTAGTGCCCTTTTTATTTGGCTATTTATTTTGGCGAAAAAACTGGAAGCTAGCCGGGCTCTTAATGGTTTCCACCATGGTTATCGACCTCGATCACCTTCTCGCCGATCCTATTTTCGATCCTGACCGTTGCGGCGTAGGCTTCCACCCTATGCACACCATTTGGGCTGCCATCGCTTATGTCGTCTTATTTTTCTTCCCTTCATGGAAATTCAAAGCCATCGCCGTCGGCTGCCTGTTCCACTTATTTACAGACTCGGTGGATTGTTATCTTGGAAGCGTTAAAAAAGAGATGCAAGGCACTGTGTTAAGCTGCTCCGGATTACCAGAACGCACAAACATCGAACTTCCTCAGCAACTATAA
- the mpl gene encoding UDP-N-acetylmuramate:L-alanyl-gamma-D-glutamyl-meso-diaminopimelate ligase, whose product MHIHILGICGTFMGSLAILARSLGHKVTGSDANVYPPMSTLLEKQGIELIQGFDPAQLEPTPDMVVIGNAMTRGNPCVEAVLERGLPYTSGPQWLHDHVLPERWVLAVAGTHGKTTTAGMLAWILQDCGYEPGFLIGGVPGNFDVSSQIGKSPFFVIEADEYDCAFFDKRSKFVHYSPKTLILNNLEFDHADIFENLEAIQKQFHHLVRIVPSSGKIFMPSNDNNLKQVMNMGCWSEQELVGENGEWHAVKLNHDGSQFEVYYQQEKVGEVNWSQVGNHNIQNGLMAIAAAHHVGVPAKEACLALDKFINARRRLELRGVENEVSVYDDFAHHPTAILATLEALRSKVGGTSRIIAVLEPRSNTMKMGISKNDIAPALGRADEVFLFQPSNIPWMVTEIAEHCVQPARWHADIDTLANMVVETAQPGDHILVMSNGGFGGIHEKLLAGLKHKAEAKSDE is encoded by the coding sequence ATGCACATACATATTTTAGGCATATGCGGAACCTTCATGGGCAGCTTAGCTATTTTAGCTCGTTCGTTAGGGCACAAAGTGACTGGGTCCGACGCAAACGTCTACCCACCGATGAGTACATTGCTTGAAAAGCAAGGCATTGAACTAATTCAAGGATTCGACCCTGCGCAGTTAGAGCCAACCCCTGATATGGTGGTGATTGGGAATGCGATGACCCGTGGAAATCCATGTGTTGAAGCCGTATTAGAGCGTGGTTTACCTTATACCTCTGGTCCACAGTGGCTTCATGATCATGTTCTTCCTGAGCGCTGGGTATTGGCAGTTGCAGGGACTCACGGTAAAACAACAACTGCGGGAATGCTGGCGTGGATCCTGCAAGATTGTGGCTATGAGCCTGGCTTTCTGATTGGTGGTGTGCCAGGGAACTTTGATGTTTCGTCTCAGATTGGTAAAAGTCCTTTCTTTGTTATTGAAGCAGATGAGTATGATTGCGCATTCTTTGATAAGCGATCCAAATTCGTACATTACAGCCCTAAAACGCTGATTTTGAATAACCTCGAATTCGATCACGCGGATATTTTTGAAAATCTCGAAGCGATTCAAAAGCAATTCCATCACTTGGTGCGTATTGTGCCAAGTAGCGGCAAAATCTTTATGCCGAGTAACGACAATAACCTCAAGCAAGTGATGAATATGGGGTGTTGGAGCGAACAAGAGTTGGTGGGAGAAAACGGTGAGTGGCATGCCGTAAAACTTAATCATGATGGCAGCCAGTTTGAGGTGTATTACCAACAAGAAAAAGTGGGCGAAGTGAATTGGTCCCAAGTCGGTAATCACAATATCCAAAATGGCTTGATGGCGATTGCTGCTGCACACCATGTTGGCGTACCTGCGAAAGAAGCTTGTTTAGCATTGGATAAATTTATTAACGCCCGTCGCCGTCTTGAGTTACGTGGTGTTGAAAATGAGGTCAGTGTTTATGATGACTTCGCTCATCATCCAACGGCAATTTTAGCGACGTTAGAAGCATTACGTAGCAAAGTTGGCGGTACTTCTCGTATTATTGCTGTACTGGAACCTCGTTCAAATACCATGAAAATGGGGATCAGTAAAAATGATATCGCACCCGCTTTAGGTCGTGCGGATGAAGTCTTCTTATTCCAACCTAGCAATATTCCGTGGATGGTCACAGAAATTGCAGAGCATTGTGTGCAGCCTGCGCGCTGGCACGCAGATATTGATACTCTCGCTAATATGGTAGTGGAGACGGCTCAGCCCGGTGACCATATTCTGGTGATGAGTAATGGCGGCTTTGGTGGTATTCATGAAAAACTGCTGGCAGGGCTAAAGCATAAAGCTGAAGCAAAATCTGACGAGTAA